In one Magallana gigas chromosome 9, xbMagGiga1.1, whole genome shotgun sequence genomic region, the following are encoded:
- the LOC105328365 gene encoding uncharacterized protein KIAA1958, whose product MAAAARFGEASEEEIRSILESRDSKNTKNVVKTAENILNDYLSTLDLSLHLLKDKSCEEIVEVLRKFYCAARKKDGSMYAKKSMISIRYGLQKSFEKSHEVDIINDARFKPANDVFFAAMVQIKKEGVGEVQHKEVISEQDLEILYKNGVFSCDSPKSLQQKVFFEIMLYFCNRGRENLRGMKKSDYVIRKDHDSRRYVACTTAKLTKNHRGLNCNDDDQDGGRMYEQPGNSNCPVMSFEKYIAKLNADCDSLWQRPKTSIDDRSPVWYDNMVVGKNVLGSMMQRISKDAGLTCVYTNHCIRATCITMLDECGYESRHIIGISKHKSESSLKHYSSKLSNSKKRNMSDALTTKLSVCKSAPIQHTPLQQIENNLMPDLASNVQELQDIVDVDDRDLAAILDNPMFGNLHETGISIPNV is encoded by the exons ATGGCTGCCGCTGCTAGGTTTGGCGAAGCTTCAGAAGAGGAAATAAGATCAATTTTGGAAAGTAGAGACAGTAAGAATACcaaaaatgttgtaaaaactGCAGAAAATATACTGAATGATTATCTATCAACGCTTGACCTGTCCCTAcatcttttaaaagataaatcatGTGAAGAAATCGTGGAAGTTCTCAGGAAGTTTTATTGCGCTGCGAGGAAGAAAGACGGCTCCATGTATGCAAAAAAGTCGATGATTTCCATAAGGTATGGATTACAGAAATCGTTCGAAAAATCGCACGAAGTTGACATCATTAACGACGCTAGATTTAAACCAGCAAACGACGTTTTCTTCGCCGCCATGGTCCAAATAAAGAAGGAGGGTGTTGGAGAGGTGCAGCATAAGGAAGTAATAAGCGAACAAGACCTggaaattttgtacaaaaacgGTGTGTTTAGTTGTGACAGTCCTAAGTCCCTTCAACAgaaagttttctttgaaataatgttGTACTTTTGCAACCGAGGAAGAGAAAATCTTCGTGGAATGAAAAAGAGTGACTATGTAATCCGGAAGGACCATGACAGCAGGAGGTATGTCGCATGCACCACTGCAAAGCTAACAAAGAATCATAGAGGTCTGAATTGTAATGATGATGACCAGGATGGAGGAAGGATGTATGAGCAACCCG gAAATTCCAATTGTCCAGTTATGAGTTTTGAGAAGTATATCGCCAAGCTAAATGCAGACTGCGACTCTCTATGGCAACGTCCAAAGACAAGCATTGATGATCGTTCACCTGTTTGGTATGACAATATGGTTGTTGGAAAGAATGTCTTAGGAAGTATGATGCAGAGGATTAGCAAAGATGCAGGACTTACATGTGTGTATACTAATCATTGCATACGAGCCACCTGCATAACCATGCTGGATGAATGTGGCTACGAGTCTCGACACATTATTGGTATTTCTAAACATAAATCAGAAAGCAGCTTAAAACATTATTCCTCCAAATTAAGCAATTCCAAAAAACGCAATATGTCAGATGCCTTAACAACAAAATTATCCGTATGCAAGTCCGCGCCAATTCAACATACACCCCTTCAACAAATTGAGAACAATTTAATGCCAGATTTAGCCTCAAATGTGCAAGAACTCCAGGACATTGTCGATGTTGATGACAGAGATTTAGCTGCCATTCTTGACAACCCCATGTTTGGAAATCTTCATGAAACTGGAATCAGCATTCCTAATGTTTAA